In Erigeron canadensis isolate Cc75 chromosome 7, C_canadensis_v1, whole genome shotgun sequence, one DNA window encodes the following:
- the LOC122609072 gene encoding uncharacterized protein LOC122609072 yields MGGPGGCHLFPGTLQGYALEWFAKLPEKSIQDYADLKKKFIAQFVQQKKRQRSHLEAHLIKQRESESLRNFITGYTEECQKIPGLPESQQVSGFTLALLPGELQDELSKRIPLTFQEAIDKAFDFIRSKETTSLVRGIAKKEKFGRGLASEEHKEEHLDREERFQQYIKDISIVNLVKCPRDLLNTETVCTTFKPPSPMAFKSGKKNMNQYCEFHEDHGHDTNAYRQLKWEIKRALDEGKLEHLVPGAKQTRKTFAWQRKVVEEDDDPGEPEVHVYMVHE; encoded by the coding sequence ATGGGTGGACCCGGTGGCTGTCACTTGTTCCCGGGCACTTTGCAAGGATATGCTTTGGAATGGTTCGCTAAGCTTCCAGAGAAAAGCATCCAAGACTATGCagacttaaagaagaaattCATAGCTCAGTTTGTCCAACAAAAGAAGCGCCAGAGAAGTCACTTGGAAGCTCACCTAATTAAACAGAGAGAAAGCGAGTCACTAAGGAATTTTATCACAGGATACACCGAGGAATGCCAGAAGATACCGGGTCTCCCTGAAAGTCAACAAGTCTCAGGTTTCACCTTGGCACTGCTCCCTGGCGAACTCCAGGATGAACTAAGCAAGAGAATCCCATTGACATTTCAAGAAGCTATTGATAAGGCATTCGACTTCATTCGCTCCAAAGAGACTACCTCACTAGTGAGAGGTATcgcaaagaaagaaaaatttggGAGAGGATTGGCTAGTGAGGAACATAAAGAGGAACATCTGGATCGGGAGGAAAGGTTTCAACAATACATCAAAGACATATCAATTGTTAACTTGGTCAAATGCCCAAGAGATCTTCTGAACACTGAGACAGTGTGTACTACTTTCAAACCTCCCTCACCAATGGCCTTCAAGTCTGGAAAAAAGAACATGAATCAATATTGTGAATTCCACGAGGATCATGGACATGATACTAATGCATATAGACAGCTAAAGTGGGAGATCAAGAGGGCATTGGATGAAGGGAAGCTTGAACACTTAGTCCCAGGAGCTAAGCAGACAAGGAAGACTTTTGCATGGCAAAGGAAGGTGGTGGAGGAGGATGACGATCCAGGAGAGCCTGAGGTCCATGTATACATGGTCCATGAATAA